In a single window of the Sander lucioperca isolate FBNREF2018 chromosome 19, SLUC_FBN_1.2, whole genome shotgun sequence genome:
- the ddx51 gene encoding ATP-dependent RNA helicase DDX51 — protein sequence MSLFLVNRYLGEEGNGSVSKESRSQALLAKLQQKAKEKQRQSLTEQTQHPSKERTEQQNAKTKRKADKDDSQEPKHHKKRRSEVVPSITLDSDSQDEPVHEEKKNKTAAKEMRKKKKDQSGSSVKGLSDSTPVTGRDGQEDTGGGGGEEEEEKTGTENVTLKQTTGKTSAPAGYTVLGGFENKPVQKVHRVLPQWLAQPDVIHRDIKSNLVPISDIPELSALLVKKLQNNGIQHLFPVQAEVIPAILESAQQGLLIGRGGYKPRDICVSAPTGSGKTLAFVIPVIQVLMERVVCEVRALAVLPTKELAQQVCKVFASHAEGTALRVVMLAGQRSFAAEQASLSEHRGGIRRSLADIVVATPGRLVDHINKNSGLSLEHLRFLIIDEADRMIDSMHQSWLSQVVKAVYRSGSGAEALSIFRRTEPACVTAASLSPPQMPLQKLLFSATLTQNPEKLQQLGLHQPRLFSSIHSHSSTISSSNGSITAAAPTQKQGCFNFPQGLTEYYVPCTLSKKPLLILHFILRMKLSPILCFTNSRETAHRLYLLVQLFGEIQAAEFSSRLSPSERKKTLKEFEQGKIQLLISTDAASRGIDIDGVKCVVNYDAPQYIRTYIHRIGRTARAGKTGLAFTFLLGVQEKNFLQMVVEAGSPGIQKQIVKPENLKGMEARYEQTLQELANVIKDEKAK from the exons atgtctctgtttctcgTAAACAG GTATCTTGGAGAGGAGGGAAATGGGAGCGTCTCGAAGGAGTCTCGTTCTCAGGCGTTACTGGCTAAACTCCAGCAGAAGGCAAAAGAGAAGCAGCGACAGAGTTTGACAGAACAGACACAACATCCCTCCAAAGAACGGACGGAACAGCAGAATGCCAAAACGAAAAGAAAAGCTGACAAGGACGATAGTCAAGAGCCTAAGCACCACAAGAAGAGGAGATCAGAAGTAGTGCCTTCGATTACTCTGGACTCTGATAGCCAGGATGAGCCTGTCCacgaggaaaagaagaacaagacGGCTGCAAAAGAGATgcggaagaagaaaaaggatcAGTCAG GCAGTTCTGTTAAAGGTCTATCAGACAGCACTCCTGTGACTGGAAGAGATGGACAGGAGGAcaccggaggaggaggaggagaagaagaagaagagaaaacgGGGACAGAAAATGTCACACTAAAACAAACCACGGGCAAGACCTCTGCTCCAGCTGGATACACGGTCCTGGGAGGATTCGAGAACAAACCCGTCCAAAAG GTACACAGAGTCCTGCCTCAGTGGCTCGCTCAGCCGGATGTGATTCACAGAGACATTAAAAGCAACCTGGTCCCCATCTCTGACATCCCAGAACTTTCGGCTCTGCTtgtgaaaaaactacaaaataatgGCATTCAGCACCTTTTCCCAG TGCAAGCAGAGGTGATCCCAGCCATCTTGGAGAGCGCACAGCAGGGGCTGCTGATTGGACGAGGCGGCTACAAGCCCAGAGacatctgtgtgtctgcacCAACGGGCAGTGGCAAGACTCTTGCATTTGTTATACCTGTCATACAG GTGCTGATGGAGCGGGTGGTGTGTGAAGTCCGGGCTCTGGCCGTGTTGCCGACCAAAGAGCTCGCCCAGCAG GTTTGCAAAGTGTTCGCATCGCACGCTGAGGGAACCGCTCTCAGAGTCGTGATGCTGGCTGGTCAGAGGTCTTTCGCTGCAGAGCAGGCTTCACTCTCAGAACACCG AGGCGGCATAAGACGCAGTTTAGCAGACATTGTAGTGGCCACTCCAGGTCGACTGGTTGATCACATCAACAAGAATTCAGGCTTAAGTCTGGAACACCTCAGGTTTCTT ATTATTGACGAGGCTGACAGGATGATTGACAGCATGCACCAGTCTTGGCTCAGTCAGGTGGTGAAGGCGGTGTACAGATCAGGAAGTGGAGCAGAAGCCCTGTCCATCTTCAGGCGGACTGAGCCAGCATGTGTGACAGCAGCCAG TCTGTCTCCACCTCAGATGCCGCTGCAGAAGCTGCTGTTTTCTGCCACCCTTACACAGAACCCAGAGAAGCTGCAGCAGCTGGGCCTCCACCAGCCCCGACTCTTCAGCTCCATCCACAGTCACTCCAGCACCATCAGCAGCAGCAACGGCAGCATCACAGCAGCTGCCCCCACCCAGAAACAAGGCTGCTTTAACTTCCCCCAAGGTCTCACG GAGTACTACGTGCCCTGTACGTTAAGCAAAAAGCCCCTCCTCATCCTCCACTTCATCCTGCGCATGAAGCTCAGCCCCATCCTCTGTTTCACCAACTCCAGAGAAACTGCACACAG ACTTTATCTGCTGGTGCAGCTCTTTGGAGAAATTCAGGCGGCTGAGTTCTCCTCCCGACTCTCTCCTTCTGAGAGAAAGAAGACGCTGAAGGAATTTGAACAGGGAAAGATCCAACT GTTGATCAGCACAGACGCAGCTTCCAGAGGCATCGACATCGACGGGGTCAAATGTGTTGTGAATTATGATGCACCGCAGTACATCAGGACGTACATCCATAG GATTGGAAGAACCGCAAGAGCAGGGAAAACAGGCCTGGCCTTCACCTTTCTGCTCGGAGTCCAG GAGAAGAACTTCCTTCAGATGGTGGTGGAAGCAGGAAGCCCCGGGATTCAAAAGCAGATTGTCAAACCAGAGAACCTGAAGGGTATGGAAGCCCGATATGAACAAACACTGCAGGAGCTGGCTAACGTTATCAAG GATGAGAAAGccaaataa